Proteins encoded within one genomic window of Mesobacillus subterraneus:
- a CDS encoding YdhK family protein: protein MKRNNRLAIVLSITSALFFTACSGEDDKTKTEDHSSHANMEHSGSGELPEGLQEAANPTYKVGSKAIITEDHMPGMDGAEAEIVGAYDTVVYSLSYDPTNGGDRVEKHKWVIHEELLDAGDEPLKPGDEVTIHTDHMEGMKGAKAIIDSAEEMTVYMVDFVPTDGSEKVTNHQWVTEDELSPAK from the coding sequence ATGAAAAGAAACAACAGGTTAGCAATCGTATTATCAATAACAAGCGCACTATTTTTTACAGCATGTTCTGGTGAAGATGATAAAACAAAGACTGAAGATCACAGCAGCCATGCCAATATGGAACATTCAGGTTCAGGTGAATTGCCTGAAGGTCTGCAGGAAGCCGCGAATCCAACATACAAAGTTGGAAGCAAAGCAATCATCACGGAAGATCACATGCCAGGCATGGATGGGGCTGAAGCCGAGATCGTTGGGGCGTATGACACTGTCGTCTACTCATTGTCCTATGACCCTACCAATGGTGGAGACCGAGTGGAAAAGCATAAGTGGGTAATCCATGAAGAACTGCTTGATGCCGGAGATGAACCATTAAAGCCAGGGGATGAGGTTACAATCCATACTGATCATATGGAAGGTATGAAAGGGGCAAAGGCAATCATCGATTCAGCTGAAGAAATGACAGTCTACATGGTCGATTTCGTACCAACAGATGGCTCTGAAAAAGTGACGAACCATCAGTGGGTAACTGAAGATGAACTTTCTCCTGCTAAATAA
- the qoxC gene encoding cytochrome aa3 quinol oxidase subunit III: MSAKVNAALPLEYQTEQNRMNILGFWVFLGAEIVLFATLFGVYGVLGERYAGGPTQQDIFVVTDVMIQTFLLLTSSFTMGISIFEMRRSNIKGMLMWLVFTLLLGGGFLFMEIREFMHYVHEGATMQTSAFLSSFFVLLGTHGLHVTIGIGWAILLIIQIVQRGLTPITARKAFIFGLYWHFLDVVWIFIFTFVYLRGLVM; this comes from the coding sequence ATGTCAGCTAAAGTCAATGCCGCTTTACCGCTTGAATACCAGACAGAACAAAACAGGATGAATATCCTTGGATTCTGGGTCTTCCTTGGTGCGGAAATCGTGCTCTTCGCTACCCTTTTCGGAGTGTATGGAGTGCTCGGTGAACGTTATGCCGGAGGACCTACACAGCAGGATATTTTCGTAGTAACAGATGTTATGATTCAGACGTTTTTGCTTTTGACAAGCAGCTTTACTATGGGAATCTCGATCTTTGAAATGCGACGCAGCAATATCAAAGGCATGCTGATGTGGTTAGTCTTTACACTGCTGCTAGGCGGCGGATTCCTTTTCATGGAGATCCGCGAATTCATGCACTATGTGCATGAAGGTGCAACAATGCAGACAAGCGCATTTCTATCCAGTTTCTTCGTTTTGCTTGGAACACACGGATTGCACGTTACCATCGGGATTGGCTGGGCGATCCTGCTGATTATCCAGATCGTGCAGCGAGGATTGACACCAATCACAGCACGCAAAGCATTCATCTTTGGACTGTACTGGCATTTCCTTGATGTCGTTTGGATTTTCATCTTCACTTTCGTATATCTTAGAGGGTTGGTGATGTAA
- a CDS encoding alkaline phosphatase family protein, whose amino-acid sequence MTSRFFKVIILLFIIYPSINETLTEAASGRQVILISFDGMRNDLTRSYVKDGKLPNIKNVIEKGTMAKYAKTVTPSLTAPSHAAIATGATPLKTSIVSNAWQQKGATLTNQKNAFLSEFEVEPLWVAARKQGKTTATVAFAGANPATGKQADYTIYYGDTLSPSKQEKLKFTEASGWSNTPKSYSPLMESSFNIKFEDSENKEIYILAFDSSNDEKKTYDKFIISENKTNHSSGVSSKDWESVGLELEEEKKAGFWLKFTSTDPALEKEALMYRSAVTSGLIEGPEGFHERIRDKFGFFPPQDDDIALDKGWISRKEYEEITERFVNWVTDVSLFIKNEYQPDLLMFYAPQIDHQEHKYLMTDPRQPGYTPEKSKKYMEYIQWSYKVADSVVGKTVESLDENDHLFIVSDHGMEPAHSALEPNKVLKDNGLLVLDSDGKIDYKKSKAIAMPSGSAAHVYINLKSREKHGIVPVEDYENVHNEIIQAFKGVKVNRNENGPVIRHQLKEIWDSTVNFSLNAVKENTKDLFGYLVNADVHPYQDINKISLDEKSKDNNAGDILLMAAPGYIMGQGEANIVKPAADLGTHGGNPNREKLKAVFMAMGPDIDRGKKIGPISNLDIAPTIYDLLELQTPNQVEGKKIKNLSQ is encoded by the coding sequence ATGACATCAAGATTTTTCAAAGTAATTATTCTATTATTTATCATTTATCCTTCCATCAACGAGACTTTGACAGAAGCAGCAAGTGGCCGGCAGGTAATTCTTATTTCTTTTGACGGCATGCGTAATGACCTCACCCGGAGTTATGTAAAAGACGGTAAACTGCCTAATATAAAGAATGTTATCGAAAAAGGAACTATGGCCAAATATGCAAAGACGGTAACCCCTTCTCTTACTGCCCCATCACACGCAGCTATTGCAACCGGCGCAACACCGCTTAAAACATCCATCGTCAGCAATGCGTGGCAGCAGAAAGGTGCAACATTGACGAACCAGAAAAATGCATTCTTAAGCGAGTTTGAAGTAGAACCACTCTGGGTCGCAGCAAGGAAACAGGGGAAAACCACTGCAACGGTTGCATTTGCCGGGGCGAATCCTGCTACTGGCAAGCAGGCGGATTATACGATTTATTATGGAGATACACTATCCCCAAGCAAACAGGAAAAACTAAAATTTACAGAAGCTTCAGGGTGGAGTAACACTCCGAAAAGCTATAGTCCATTAATGGAATCATCATTCAATATAAAGTTCGAGGACAGTGAGAACAAAGAAATTTATATACTTGCCTTCGATTCAAGTAACGATGAGAAAAAGACATACGACAAATTTATTATCTCTGAAAATAAGACAAACCATTCTAGCGGAGTAAGTTCAAAAGATTGGGAATCTGTCGGTCTTGAATTGGAAGAGGAGAAGAAAGCGGGATTCTGGCTTAAATTCACTTCAACGGACCCGGCATTGGAAAAGGAAGCTTTAATGTACCGTTCGGCAGTGACGTCAGGTTTAATTGAAGGACCAGAAGGATTTCATGAACGAATTAGGGACAAATTTGGTTTTTTTCCGCCTCAAGACGATGACATCGCCCTGGACAAGGGCTGGATCTCCAGGAAAGAATATGAGGAAATTACAGAGAGGTTCGTGAACTGGGTTACAGATGTGTCCCTTTTTATCAAAAATGAGTACCAGCCGGATTTACTGATGTTTTATGCACCGCAAATTGACCATCAGGAGCATAAGTACTTAATGACAGATCCAAGGCAGCCCGGCTATACGCCTGAAAAATCGAAAAAGTATATGGAGTATATCCAATGGTCTTATAAAGTTGCAGACAGTGTCGTCGGCAAAACGGTCGAGTCACTGGACGAGAACGACCATCTCTTCATTGTTTCAGACCATGGCATGGAGCCGGCACATTCAGCACTAGAGCCGAATAAGGTTCTAAAGGACAATGGACTTCTTGTATTAGATTCCGACGGCAAGATTGATTATAAAAAATCCAAAGCAATTGCGATGCCAAGCGGTTCAGCAGCGCACGTATATATCAACCTGAAGTCGAGAGAAAAGCATGGTATAGTTCCAGTGGAAGATTATGAAAACGTCCACAATGAAATCATTCAAGCTTTTAAAGGGGTCAAGGTGAACAGGAATGAAAACGGCCCTGTGATCAGGCATCAGCTGAAAGAAATATGGGACAGCACCGTGAACTTCTCACTCAACGCCGTAAAAGAGAATACAAAAGACTTATTCGGTTATCTTGTTAACGCTGATGTCCACCCCTACCAGGATATAAATAAAATATCTCTAGATGAAAAATCGAAGGACAATAATGCCGGAGATATTTTATTAATGGCCGCTCCTGGATATATAATGGGGCAAGGGGAAGCCAATATCGTAAAGCCAGCAGCGGACCTCGGTACACATGGAGGAAACCCTAATCGGGAGAAACTGAAAGCAGTATTTATGGCAATGGGACCTGACATTGACCGAGGAAAAAAAATAGGACCGATATCCAATCTTGATATAGCACCAACGATTTATGACCTTCTTGAACTGCAAACCCCAAATCAAGTAGAAGGCAAGAAAATTAAAAATTTATCGCAATAA
- a CDS encoding TraB/GumN family protein has product MIEENITRIEMNGKEYILIGTAHVSKHSAEQVKEVIEAERPDSVCVELDEQRYKTISEGSKWQEMDIIQVIKEKRASLLLMNLAISSFQNRMAKELGIKAGQEMIQGIESAKEVGATLVLADRNIQITFSRIWGNLGLKGKALLLSQIITSIFSRDSISEEELEKLKEQDTINAMLNEFTETFPRLKKPLIDERDQYLAQKIKDAPGERIVAVLGAAHVPGIKEEIKKDHDLKKLIALPPKSNWPKVIGWSIPVLILAIIVYTFLANPSAGLAQTVSWILWNGSLSALGAAIAMGHPLTILTAFIAAPITSLNPLLAAGWFAGLTQAYIRRPNVKDFETLSEDVFSLKGFWRNKVSRVLLIVVLANLGSSLGTFIGGADVIRVFIENL; this is encoded by the coding sequence ATGATCGAGGAAAATATAACGAGAATTGAAATGAATGGCAAGGAATACATATTGATTGGAACTGCACATGTCTCCAAGCACAGTGCAGAGCAGGTTAAGGAAGTCATTGAAGCTGAAAGACCGGATTCAGTCTGTGTCGAATTGGACGAGCAGCGCTACAAGACAATCTCCGAGGGCTCAAAGTGGCAGGAGATGGATATCATCCAGGTCATCAAAGAAAAACGTGCTTCTTTATTATTGATGAACCTTGCTATTTCATCTTTCCAAAATCGCATGGCGAAGGAACTTGGTATTAAAGCAGGTCAAGAGATGATCCAGGGGATTGAATCGGCGAAAGAAGTCGGGGCAACACTTGTGCTTGCAGATCGCAATATCCAGATTACTTTTTCAAGAATCTGGGGAAATCTTGGCTTGAAGGGGAAAGCACTTCTGCTCAGCCAAATCATTACCAGCATCTTCAGCAGGGACAGCATCTCAGAAGAAGAACTGGAAAAGCTGAAGGAACAGGATACAATCAATGCGATGCTAAATGAATTCACGGAGACATTTCCTCGGTTGAAAAAGCCATTGATTGACGAGCGTGACCAATACTTAGCTCAGAAAATCAAGGACGCACCTGGTGAAAGAATTGTCGCTGTCCTAGGGGCTGCACACGTACCGGGTATCAAAGAAGAAATCAAAAAAGATCATGATTTGAAAAAACTAATAGCGTTACCGCCGAAATCCAATTGGCCAAAAGTCATTGGCTGGAGCATTCCTGTATTGATTCTGGCGATTATCGTCTATACTTTTTTGGCTAACCCATCTGCTGGTCTTGCTCAGACAGTCAGCTGGATTTTATGGAACGGAAGCCTTTCCGCCCTGGGAGCTGCTATCGCTATGGGGCATCCACTGACCATATTGACAGCATTTATCGCGGCACCGATCACTTCGTTAAATCCATTGCTAGCTGCAGGCTGGTTTGCCGGTTTGACACAGGCTTATATCCGCAGACCAAATGTTAAGGACTTCGAGACACTTTCTGAAGATGTTTTTAGCTTAAAAGGATTTTGGCGAAACAAAGTCAGCCGGGTATTGCTGATCGTCGTACTAGCCAATCTGGGAAGCTCACTTGGAACCTTCATAGGTGGCGCTGATGTCATCAGGGTCTTTATCGAAAATTTATAA
- the tenA gene encoding thiaminase II: MKKFTEELKKQAEPIWQANFEHPFIKGIANGNLALESFRYYVLQDSYYLSHFARIQAIGASRADDLFTTSRMATHSLGTYEAELGLHETFLKQLGVTKQEIAEFIPSPTAYAYTSHLYRVAASGSLSEIIAAILPCYWIYHEIGQLLKESTPNVQIYQEWINAYGGDWFSELVNEQLNRLNVLALESPESEKEKMKQHFIISSQYEFMFWDMAYNQEKWPVAL, translated from the coding sequence ATGAAAAAATTCACTGAAGAATTAAAGAAACAAGCAGAACCAATATGGCAGGCAAATTTTGAACACCCTTTTATTAAGGGAATCGCTAATGGAAATTTAGCATTGGAGTCCTTTCGCTATTATGTGTTACAGGATTCCTATTATCTTTCCCATTTTGCCAGGATACAGGCAATCGGAGCGTCAAGAGCAGATGATTTGTTCACGACCTCCAGAATGGCGACTCATTCGTTGGGAACTTATGAAGCTGAGCTTGGTCTGCACGAAACTTTTCTTAAGCAACTCGGAGTGACAAAACAAGAAATAGCAGAGTTTATTCCCTCTCCTACTGCCTATGCGTACACATCCCATCTTTATCGGGTTGCTGCTTCAGGGAGCCTGTCTGAAATCATCGCAGCCATCCTGCCATGCTACTGGATTTATCATGAGATTGGCCAATTGTTGAAGGAATCCACTCCCAATGTCCAAATTTATCAAGAATGGATAAACGCATATGGCGGAGATTGGTTCAGTGAATTGGTAAATGAACAATTAAACAGACTTAATGTTCTTGCGTTGGAATCCCCAGAATCGGAAAAAGAAAAGATGAAACAGCATTTTATCATCAGCAGCCAGTATGAATTCATGTTTTGGGACATGGCATACAATCAGGAAAAATGGCCTGTTGCCTTATAA
- the qoxD gene encoding cytochrome aa3 quinol oxidase subunit IV, producing MDNHSKGFPLGHVIGFFMSLVLTFGAAWIALQSSLSMKAVMWIIGTLAVVQAGIQLYMFMHINEGDDKVTNNINIIYSAFIAVVIVAGSIWVMTSGHSH from the coding sequence ATGGATAATCATTCTAAAGGCTTCCCGCTCGGGCATGTCATCGGGTTCTTCATGTCACTCGTCCTGACATTCGGCGCAGCATGGATTGCCCTTCAGAGCTCTTTATCAATGAAGGCAGTCATGTGGATCATCGGTACACTGGCAGTTGTCCAGGCCGGAATCCAGCTATACATGTTCATGCACATCAATGAAGGCGATGATAAAGTAACCAATAATATCAATATTATCTATTCAGCTTTTATCGCTGTCGTCATTGTTGCAGGATCCATCTGGGTTATGACATCAGGACACTCACACTAA
- a CDS encoding DUF2935 domain-containing protein produces the protein MISLWDEHAFWLEMLQDHAYFVRDGLSPNETEYVEIARQFIRLYDELLVGLRSIPRDADYQDSQMIDFSRKAWQVAKSYYDFEGTMQSLRIDNKVNLNLSPTYLNGTLSENQEYLRILSYLVQGQEPVRLTVTEIMDLWLEDQLGHAVLFENLLDPIEVGSNTAAQEYKRRFQLYIVQNHHLKNYLRVKQPGFARQQEFIFEVGKTTQEMNQFVKNMVQKYKDKTLLNKSNLRFLEHHFPETCYFLANLSYYEPRLQPLVGNCSLSKPSF, from the coding sequence ATGATTTCTCTATGGGATGAACATGCATTTTGGCTTGAAATGCTTCAGGATCACGCATATTTTGTCAGGGATGGGCTGTCTCCGAATGAAACGGAGTATGTAGAAATCGCCAGGCAATTTATACGTTTGTATGACGAATTGTTAGTTGGTTTACGATCGATTCCTCGTGATGCTGACTACCAGGACAGTCAAATGATTGATTTTTCAAGAAAAGCATGGCAGGTCGCTAAAAGTTATTATGATTTTGAGGGTACAATGCAGTCATTACGGATAGATAATAAAGTTAATTTGAACTTGTCACCAACTTATTTGAACGGAACGCTAAGTGAAAATCAGGAATATTTACGAATATTGAGCTATTTGGTACAAGGACAGGAGCCAGTAAGGTTGACCGTTACAGAGATTATGGACCTTTGGCTTGAAGATCAGCTTGGTCATGCGGTTCTTTTTGAAAATTTGCTGGATCCGATAGAAGTCGGATCAAATACAGCAGCGCAAGAGTACAAACGCAGATTTCAACTTTATATTGTCCAAAATCATCATTTGAAAAATTATTTACGGGTGAAGCAGCCAGGATTTGCGCGCCAGCAGGAATTCATCTTTGAAGTAGGAAAGACGACCCAGGAGATGAATCAGTTTGTTAAGAATATGGTGCAGAAGTATAAAGACAAAACGCTTTTGAATAAATCCAATCTGCGCTTTCTTGAGCATCACTTTCCGGAGACTTGTTACTTTCTCGCCAATTTAAGCTACTATGAACCAAGGCTGCAGCCTCTGGTTGGAAATTGTTCTTTGTCGAAGCCATCTTTTTAG